One genomic segment of Clavelina lepadiformis chromosome 3, kaClaLepa1.1, whole genome shotgun sequence includes these proteins:
- the LOC143450070 gene encoding cubilin-like isoform X4: protein MRLKVFLLLFSLQLAQKLVFTTSLVDLQLSTDDVKTFSTPGYPLVPYSNDASYEWRIQAPHDRRILITFIAGRTEGCCDRVQVIEGSETIGEFSGIIIPGTSRLSQSNSLRVIFSSDDSVSFAGFQAEFKTATCGRNIEVVDDNALELTSDGWPNAYGNNEKCFWVLYGRERKQIQLDLIEGSTEPDNDHIEVFDGLSSIAKRNGNITTESLIAKSGILILSFQSDDQKVERGFRATYKEAKCGFTATATDNVMTLSTPFHPSLYSDNVFCEWTLRAAVDKLIEITFVEGETEDCCDFVQIIDDTGQIGQLSGKIPAGLAFTSTNNNYLRLRFSSDSRGSGPGFRAVFREIDPTSSCVYSEFVGETPKNISSPLYPHVYHNNMSCQWNLQANDQHIIRITFLDARTQACCDIIKVIENGEEVFALSAGGLRTWTSTTDSVTITFNSDSSIVDKGFLATIEAEEPVCRFAVDVIVNSTTGYFTSPQYPGIYPDGVTCVWNLMASPGRSIVITFLDVSVEENDFIQVLEGENETTKISGKNIQRRSVTSINNKLKIVFKTDRSGTSEGFRASYHDVLRIYPDTITNISSPGYPLVPYSNDASYEWRIQAPDDLRILITFIAGRTEGCCDRVRVNDESKTIGEFSGIIIPGTSRLSQGNSLRVTFFSDDTISFSGFEAKLQTATCGRNIQVSNKHSLQLTSDGWPNAYANNQKCFWIFYGRERKQIQLDLIEESTTAVNDYIEIFDGLSSIARLSGDITTESFLAETGILILSFLSDDKEVGRGFRATYKEAKCGFNATASDTPTILSTPFYPSLYPDDLSCEWNMNAAADKLIELTFMETDTEDCCDFIQIIDGSGEHKQLSGKIPSGLVFTSIDNNLRLLFNSDSRGSGPGFRAVFREIDPSSNCVYTEFVDETPKNISSPLYPYIYHNNMSCQWILQANSQSIIKLRFLVLKVQACCDVIKVMEDGKEVLTLSEDQTLSWESTGNLVTLTFSSDSSIVGRGFLASVQSELQVCQSPVNIAVNSTTSNLTSPLYPMFYPNDITCVWNLKAATGRRVVIAFIRVKLQENDYVQVLDEAKNVLNMSRPIMSGTIRRSTNNKLQILFKTDQSGRSNGFLATFHDEIQICQSPVNIAVNSTTGYFASPLYPMFYPKDVTCVWNLMASSGQRVVISFMEGTIQENDYIQVLDGENEILKISERIVAKTTRTSTNSNLRVIFKTGQSGSSGGFKASYYAAEEHVCQSSMDITVNSTTGYLSSPLYPRFYPNAVTCFWKLTSTPGRRIVYTLIEGSIEENDSVLVYEGRRRLLRFSGQIIPVTSRISSSNSVEIFFKKSRFGSTSSFRASYHDGNQLW, encoded by the exons ATTTGCAATTATCTACTGATGATGTCAAAACTTTCTCTACACCTGGCTACCCACTTGTTCCTTATTCGAATGATGCTTCATACGAGTGGAGGATTCAAGCTCCTCATGATCGTCGCATACTTATCACTTTCATAGCAGGACGCACAGAAGGTTGCTGCGACCGTGTTCAG GTTATTGAAGGAAGTGAAACCATTGGAGAATTTTCTGGAATAATCATCCCAGGAACTTCACGATTATCACAAAGTAATTCCCTTCGCGTAATATTTTCCTCCGATGATTCAGTATCATTTGCTGGGTTTCAAGCAGAATTTAAAACAG CAACATGTGGGAGAAATATTGAAGTCGTTGACGACAACGCATTGGAACTGACGAGCGACGGATGGCCAAATGCATACGGAAATAATGAGAAGTGTTTTTGGGTCCTTTATGGTcgtgaaagaaaacaaattcaattagATCTCATCGAAGGAAGCACTGAACCAGATAATGACCATATCGAG GTTTTCGATGGATTGTCAAGTATCGCAAAAAGAAACGGAAATATAACAACGGAATCACTTATCGCAAAATCCGGGATCTTGATATTATCGTTTCAAAGCGATGATCAGAAAGTTGAGCGAGGATTTCGAGCAACATATAAAGAAG CAAAATGTGGTTTCACAGCTACTGCTACAGATAATGTGATGACACTTTCAACACCTTTTCATCCTAGTCTATATTCTGACAATGTGTTCTGTGAATGGACTTTGAGAGCTGCTGTTGATAAACTGATCGAAATAACCTTTGTTGAAGGTGAAACCGAAGATTGCTGTGATTTTGTCCAG ATAATCGATGACACTGGACAAATTGGACAACTTTCTGGAAAAATCCCTGCTGGACTTGCCTTTACATCAACCAACAATAATTATCTTCGCCTACGTTTTAGCAGTGATTCCCGTGGTTCTGGTCCAGGCTTTCGTGCCGTATTCAGAGAGA TCGATCCAACGTCAAGTTGCGTTTACTCTGAATTCGTTGGCGAGACTCCTAAGAACATTTCTTCTCCTCTCTATCCACATGTTTATCACAACAACATGTCTTGTCAATGGAATCTGCAAGCAAACGATCAACATATTATCAGAATCACTTTCTTGGATGCAAGAACACAAGCATGTTGTGATATAATTAAA GTCATCGAAAATGGGGAAGAAGTGTTTGCTTTATCAGCAGGAGGTTTGCGTACGTGGACATCGACAACTGATTCCGTAACTATCACATTTAATAGTGATTCGTCAATTGTAGATAAAGGCTTTTTAGCTACCATTGAAGCAG AAGAGCCAGTTTGCCGCTTTGCCGTTGACGTCATTGTTAACTCGACTACTGGTTATTTTACGTCCCCTCAATATCCTGGCATTTATCCGGATGGCGTTACTTGTGTGTGGAACTTGATGGCAAGTCCGGGTCGAAGCAttgtaattacatttttagaCGTATCAGTTGaagaaaatgatttcattCAG GTGTTGGAAGGGGAAAATGAGACAACAAAAATTTCCGGAAAAAATATTCAACGAAGATCAGTAACATCCATCAACAACAAACTAAAGATTGTATTCAAAACTGATCGATCAGGGACAAGTGAAGGTTTCAGAGCTTCTTATCATGATG ttttgcgAATATATCCTGACACGATAACAAATATTTCCTCACCTGGCTATCCACTTGTTCCTTATTCGAATGATGCTTCATACGAATGGAGGATTCAAGCTCCTGATGATCTTCGCATACTTATCACTTTCATAGCAGGACGCACAGAAGGTTGCTGCGACCGAGTTCGG GTTAATGATGAAAGTAAAACTATTGGAGAATTTTCCGGAATAATCATCCCAGGAACTTCGCGATTATCACAAGGAAATTCTCTTCGCGTAACTTTTTTCTCGGATGACACAATTTCATTTTCTGGGTTTGAAGCAAAACTTCAAACAG CAACATGTGGGAGAAATATACAAGTTAGTAATAAACATTCCTTGCAACTGACGAGCGACGGATGGCCAAATGCTTATGCAAATAACCAAAAGTGTTTTTGGATATTTTACGGTcgtgaaagaaaacaaattcaattagATCTCATAGAAGAAAGTACTACAGCAGTCAACGACTATATCGAG ATTTTCGATGGTTTGTCAAGTATTGCAAGACTAAGTGGAGATATTACTACGGAATCGTTCTTAGCAGAAACGGGAATCTTGATATTATCATTTCTTAGCGATGATAAAGAGGTCGGTCGAGGATTTCGAGCAACATATAAAGAAG caaaatgcgGGTTTAATGCAACTGCTTCAGATACCCCCACTATACTTTCAACGCCTTTTTATCCCAGTCTATATCCCGATGATTTATCATGCGAGTGGAATATGAATGCAGCTGCTGATAAACTGATCGAATTGACGTTTATGGAAACCGACACAGAAGACTGTTGTGATTTTATTCAG ATAATTGATGGCTCCGGTGAGCATAAACAACTTTCTGGAAAAATTCCTTCTGGTCTTGTTTTTACTTCCATCGACAATAACCTTCGTTTGCTTTTCAACAGTGATTCCCGTGGTTCTGGTCCAGGCTTTCGTGCCGTGTTTAGAGaaa TTGACCCATCGTCAAACTGTGTTTACACTGAATTTGTTGACGAGACACCAAAGAACATTTCTTCTCCTCTCTATccatatatttatcacaacaaCATGTCTTGTCAATGGATTCTGCAAGCAAACAGCCAGAGCATCATTAAATTACGTTTTTTAGTACTAAAAGTTCAAGCTTGTTGTGATGTAATTAAG GTCATGGAGGATGGTAAAGAAGTTTTAACTCTCTCAGAAGATCAAACATTATCCTGGGAATCCACGGGCAATCTTGTAACCCTCACATTTAGCAGCGACTCGTCTATTGTTGGTCGAGGTTTTCTGGCTTCTGTTCAGTCAG AGCTCCAGGTATGTCAGTCCCCGGTGAATATCGCTGTTAATTCCACAACGAGCAATCTTACATCTCCTCTATATCCCATGTTTTATCCGAACGATATTACTTGTGTGTGGAACTTGAAAGCAGCTACAGGTCGAAGGGTGGTGATTGCTTTCATAAGAGTAAAACTTCAAGAAAACGATTATGTACAG GTATTAGAtgaagcaaaaaatgttttaaacatgtCTCGACCAATTATGTCTGGAACTATAAGAAGATCTACTAACAACAAGCTTCaaattcttttcaaaactGATCAGTCTGGACGCAGTAATGGTTTCCTCGCTACCTTCCACGATG AAATTCAAATCTGTCAATCTCCTGTAAACATCGCTGTTAATTCGACGACTGGTTACTTTGCCTCACCTCTGTATCCAATGTTTTATCCTAAGGATGTTACTTGTGTGTGGAACTTAATGGCTAGTTCCGGTCAAAGGGTTGTAATAAGCTTCATGGAAGGCACCATTCAAGAAAATGATTATATCCAA GTATTGGATGgagaaaatgaaattttaaaaatatcggAACGAATTGTTGCTAAAACCACACGAACGTCTACTAACAGCAATCTTCGGGTAATATTTAAAACGGGCCAGTCTGGAAGTAGTGGGGGTTTCAAAGCTTCTTATTATGCTG CAGAAGAACACGTCTGCCAATCTTCAATGGATATTACTGTTAATTCAACGACTGGTTATCTTTCATCTCCTCTGTATCCCAGGTTTTATCCAAATGCCGTTACTTGTTTTTGGAAGTTGACGTCAACTCCTGGTCGAAGGATTGTTTATACACTAATTGAAGGATCTATCGAAGAAAACGATTCAGTCCTG GTATATGAAGGCCGTCGCCGGCTTTTACGATTTTCAGGACAAATTATTCCCGTAACATCAAGAATATCCAGCTCAAACAGTGtagaaatcttttttaaaaaatctcgTTTTGGAAGTACTTCTAGTTTCAGAGCTTCTTATCACGACGGCAA CCAACTGTGGTGA